GCCGGACCTCAACCTCTGGCGCCGCGTCGCCTGCTGGAACTCGGGCCACGGCGAGGGCTGGGCGCTCTACGCCGAGTCGCTGATGAACGACCTGGGTTACTTCGAGGACCTGGGCAACCGGATGGGCTACCTCGACTCGCAGCGCCTGCGTGCCGCGCGGGTGGTCCTGGACATCGGCGTCCACCTGAGCAAGAAGGTCCCGGAGTGCACCGGCCTGTGGGACAGCTCCTACGCCCGGTCCTTCCTGCGGGAGAACTCTGCGATGGACGAGGCGAACCTGTACTTTGAGGTCGAACGTTATCTCGGTTGGCCGGGCCAGGCCCCGTCCTACGCGCTGGGCCAGAAGATCTGGCGCGACACCCGGGACGAGGCGCTCGCCCAGGGCCAGACCCCGCTCGAATTTCATACCCGCGCGCTGTCACTCGGCAGCGTGCCCATGTCCATTCTCAGATCAGAGGTGCTCGACTAAATGGCACAGTTCCTGCTTGCGGTCGTCTACGACCCCGACGTGACCGTCACCACCGATACCCGCGCCCCGGAGGAGGCCTTCGCCGCCGTCGACGCGTTCAACTCCGAGCTCATGGACTCCAAACGTTTTGTCTACGCCTGCGGGCTCACCGCCCCGGCGGAGGGAGTCACCGTGACCCCCGAAGGCCAGCTTTCCGACGGCCCCGTCCGCGCCGGCGGCGCCCAGCTCGGCGGCTTCTGGGTCGTCGAGGTGGACAACCGCACCGAGGCCGAGGCACTTGCCGTGCGCGCCGCCTCCGCGTGCGGCCGGGAGATCGAACTCCGCGCCATGCAGGGTTAGTCCTCTCGGCCCTTCCGCCACTTTCCTGTCACCAGGCGGATGACCTGCGGCAGCCACGCCGCGATGAGCAGCACACACAGCAGGCGGATGATCTGGATGGCCACCACCTCCGGACCAGCCCCGCCCTCGGCGCCCAGGGCGAGAACCGTCTCCAGCGCGCCCGGGCTGGTGGCCAGGTAGGCCTCGAAGTAGGTGATACCCAACCAGGGCACCAGCGCCAGCGCCGTCAGCGCACACGCGGCCATGACGACGACGATGAAACCGATGGTCGCGGGCAGGTTCCTGGCGAAGGCCCGCAGCGCCGGTACCGAGAGCGCGCCGCCGCAGACCCAGCCAATGGACATGAACGCGATGATCTGCAGGATCTCCGGGGGCGTCATGCTCAGGCCGTCGGGAAGCACCAGCGAAACCCCGACCGTGATGAGCAGCGGCGCCAGCACGCTGGGCACGGGCAGGCGGATGAGCCGTCCGAGTGGGTCGCCGAGCAGGGCCACGGCCACCACCAGGGCGATCATCCCCCAGTTGTCCTGAACCGAAGCGGTGGGTGCCGCCGCCGCGGAATCCGCGGGGTGCGCCATGAAGCTTGCCGCCACGGGCAGGGTCATGGAGACCGTGAGCAGGCGCAGGTACTGGGCCAGGGCCACGTACCGGGCGTCCGCGCCCACGTCCGAGGCGATGGCCGGCATCATCGACGCCCCGCCGGCGAGCATGGAAAGGATCCCCGATTCCTCGCTGATGTCCTTCTGCGCGCGGGCCAGCAGCAGGCCGCCGGCGATGCCGATGCCCAGCGTGATCACCGCGACAAACAGGCCCGGGGGCAGCAGCCCCGGCAGGTCACGCGGGGGCATACCCACCAGCGGAAGTCCGGCGAGAATGCCGATGATGCCCCGGGCAAAGCGGTAGAAGTGCTGGTTGACGGGGAGTTCTGTGCCCGTGGACAGGGCCATGGCCCCGGAGACGAGAATCGCGCCGAGGATCCACGAGGCGGGCACCTCGAAGTGTGTGAGCACGGCCCCCAGCGCCAGCGAGCCGGGAGCGACGAGCACCCAGCGCAGTGCAGAGGATCCGGAGAGCATGGTGGGTAAGTCTAGGATGAGCGCATGGATCCGGTCATGTTGGCGGTGTTGTTCGGTGGCGCGATGCTCGCCGGGTGGGTGGACGCCGTCATCGGCGGCGGTGGTCTCATCCTCATCCCGCTCATCCTCGCCGCGTTTCCGCAGATCGCGCCGGCCGCGGCGCTGGGAACCAACAAGCTGGCCGGGGTGATGGGCACGGCCTCGGCCGCGGTGACCCTGGTGCGCAAGCGCGGGGTGGACCGGTCGATCTTCTGGCGGTACGTCCCGCTCGCACTCGTCGCGTCCGGGGCGGGAGCCTCGGCGGCGAGCCTGATCAGCAAGGACGTCATGCGCCCGGTCATCATCGTGCTCATGCTCGTCGTGGGTGTTTTTGTGGCGCTGAAGCCGGCCTTCGGTTCCCCGGATGCGGTGGCGCAGTCCTCGCGCACGCGCACGCTCCTGGGCCTGGTGGCGGTCGCGGCCGTGGGTTTCTACGACGGCATCTTCGGCCCCGGCACGGGCATGTTCCTCATCATGGCCTTTACCGCTATCTTCTCGCAGTCCTTCCTCGACTCCGCCGTGATGACCAAGGTGGTCAACGTCTCCACCAACCTCGGGGCGCTGGTGGTCTTCGCCCTCGGCGGCAACATTTGGTTCACGCTGGGTTTGGCGCTGGCCGTGGCGAACGTCATCGGCGCGCAGATCGGCGCCCGCACGGTGCTCGGCGGCGGGGCGTCCTTCGTGCGTTGCGCGGTGCTCGCGCTCGTGGTCATCATGGCGTGTGTGCTGACCTATCAGCAGCTGCACCTGACCTGATCAGCCGCGACACCAGCCACTCCATCGGGCTGCGGCGGAAGAAGTGCAGCCACAGCGGGGCGAGGACGAGCGCGGTCAGCGCGCTGATGCCGAACGCCCACCAGCGGGTGTTCGGGCCGGCAGGTTTGCTGTACTTCGCTGCATCCCCGGCGCCCGCATCCGCGTAGCCGTAGAACTCCGCCTCGGCCTCGTAGAGCTCCTCCCAGGTGTCGGCCCCGGCGACCACCTCCTGGTAGCCTTCCAGCGAGGGCTCCTCCTGGGCGGAATCAGTGGCATCCGGCACGGGGAACTCGGCCTGCGTCTCGTGCTGGAGGTAGAACCCGGCGGTGAGAACGTGCAGCAGGTACACGGTCAGCGCCGCCCGGCCGACCGCACGCAGCGGCCACGTCGCGCTCACCACCGCCCGCATGCGGGTGAGCAGCAGGCACCCGAGAATGACCAGCACGGCCATCGACCCAGTGCTCAGCAGGTCGCCCAGACTTCCCGAATGAGGCAACGGCGTCAGCGCGGCGGAGAGACTGTCCGCGGGGGTGAACCCCATGGGCTCATACATGGTAGATCCGTGGTCCACCGGTGAGACGCTGTCGCCGAGGAACTGGTACCCCACCGAATTCACCCGCCACCACAGACTCAGGCCGGCAACCACCGCTGCGCCGAGCAGCACCGCCGGGATGCGCTGCGGCGCCC
This sequence is a window from Corynebacterium doosanense CAU 212 = DSM 45436. Protein-coding genes within it:
- a CDS encoding YciI family protein encodes the protein MAQFLLAVVYDPDVTVTTDTRAPEEAFAAVDAFNSELMDSKRFVYACGLTAPAEGVTVTPEGQLSDGPVRAGGAQLGGFWVVEVDNRTEAEALAVRAASACGREIELRAMQG
- a CDS encoding AbrB family transcriptional regulator translates to MLSGSSALRWVLVAPGSLALGAVLTHFEVPASWILGAILVSGAMALSTGTELPVNQHFYRFARGIIGILAGLPLVGMPPRDLPGLLPPGLFVAVITLGIGIAGGLLLARAQKDISEESGILSMLAGGASMMPAIASDVGADARYVALAQYLRLLTVSMTLPVAASFMAHPADSAAAAPTASVQDNWGMIALVVAVALLGDPLGRLIRLPVPSVLAPLLITVGVSLVLPDGLSMTPPEILQIIAFMSIGWVCGGALSVPALRAFARNLPATIGFIVVVMAACALTALALVPWLGITYFEAYLATSPGALETVLALGAEGGAGPEVVAIQIIRLLCVLLIAAWLPQVIRLVTGKWRKGRED
- a CDS encoding TSUP family transporter, which gives rise to MDPVMLAVLFGGAMLAGWVDAVIGGGGLILIPLILAAFPQIAPAAALGTNKLAGVMGTASAAVTLVRKRGVDRSIFWRYVPLALVASGAGASAASLISKDVMRPVIIVLMLVVGVFVALKPAFGSPDAVAQSSRTRTLLGLVAVAAVGFYDGIFGPGTGMFLIMAFTAIFSQSFLDSAVMTKVVNVSTNLGALVVFALGGNIWFTLGLALAVANVIGAQIGARTVLGGGASFVRCAVLALVVIMACVLTYQQLHLT
- a CDS encoding heparan-alpha-glucosaminide N-acetyltransferase domain-containing protein, with the protein product MNLRIHGIDLARGLAILGMMLAHFADPLSRVGTLIDGFPSTLFAVVAGFSLALIHSRAPESPAPLLIRGVILFLLGSAISAVPSIAQVLTSVALIYLLLFWVPRLRTRHVTVVFVVLVVASALASSFGFSMTVYPPAAWLVYGTLGVLLFRLQERAPQRIPAVLLGAAVVAGLSLWWRVNSVGYQFLGDSVSPVDHGSTMYEPMGFTPADSLSAALTPLPHSGSLGDLLSTGSMAVLVILGCLLLTRMRAVVSATWPLRAVGRAALTVYLLHVLTAGFYLQHETQAEFPVPDATDSAQEEPSLEGYQEVVAGADTWEELYEAEAEFYGYADAGAGDAAKYSKPAGPNTRWWAFGISALTALVLAPLWLHFFRRSPMEWLVSRLIRSGAAADRSAHTP